A single Klebsiella variicola DNA region contains:
- the lptD gene encoding LPS assembly protein LptD: MKKRIPSLLATMIASALYSQQGLAADLATQCMLGVPSFDRPLVEGRPGDLPVTINADHAKGNYPDNAVFTGNVDINQGNSRLRADEVQLHQQQAAGQAQPVRTVDALGNVHYDDNQVILKGPKAWSNLNTKDTNVLQGDYQMVGRQGRGTADLMKQRGENRYTILENGSFTSCLPGSDTWSVVGSEVIHDREEQVAEIWNARFKLGSVPIFYSPYLQLPVGDKRRSGFLIPNAKYSTKNGVEFSLPYYWNIAPNFDATITPHYMNKRGGVMWENEFRYLTQLGGGLTEFDYLPSDKVYEDDHSSDSNSRRWLFYWNHSGVIDQVWRLNADYTKVSDPDYFNDFSSKYGSSTDGYATQKFSAGYVNQNFDATVSTKQFQVFDRESSNSYSAEPQLDINYYQNDVGPFDTHLYGQVAHFVNSNNNMPEATRVHLEPTINLPLSNAWGSLNTEAKLLATHYQQSNLDKYNAANGTDYKESVSRVMPQFKIDGKMVFERDLQEGFTQTLEPRMQYLYVPYRDQSEIGSYDSTLLQSDYTGLFRDRTYSGLDRIASANQVTTGITSRVYDAAAVERFNISVGQIYYFTESRTGDDNINWENNDTTGSLVWAGDTYWRIADDWGLRGGIQYDTRLDNVATGNGTIEYRRDENRLVQLNYRYASPEYIQATLPSYSTAAQYKQGISQVGMTASWPIVDRWSVVGAYYFDTNTRKAANQMLGVQYNSCCYAIRLGYERKVNGWDSNNNGGESKYDNTFGINIELRGLSSNYGLGTQQMLRSNILPYQSSL; encoded by the coding sequence ATGAAAAAACGTATTCCCAGCCTCCTGGCTACGATGATTGCCAGCGCCTTGTATAGCCAACAAGGCCTCGCTGCCGATCTCGCAACGCAATGTATGCTTGGCGTGCCAAGCTTTGATCGTCCGCTCGTGGAAGGGCGGCCTGGCGATCTGCCGGTGACGATTAACGCCGATCATGCGAAGGGCAACTACCCGGATAATGCCGTCTTCACCGGCAACGTCGATATTAACCAGGGGAACAGCCGCCTGCGTGCCGACGAAGTGCAGCTGCATCAGCAGCAGGCCGCGGGCCAGGCGCAACCGGTGCGAACGGTGGATGCGCTGGGCAACGTCCATTACGACGATAACCAGGTGATCCTCAAAGGGCCTAAAGCCTGGTCAAACCTGAACACCAAAGATACCAACGTCTTGCAGGGCGATTATCAAATGGTCGGACGCCAGGGACGCGGCACGGCGGACCTGATGAAACAGCGCGGCGAAAACCGCTATACCATTCTGGAAAACGGCAGCTTTACCTCCTGTCTGCCGGGCTCCGACACCTGGAGCGTCGTGGGCAGCGAAGTCATCCACGACCGTGAAGAGCAGGTTGCCGAGATCTGGAACGCCCGCTTTAAGCTGGGCTCAGTACCGATTTTCTACAGCCCTTACCTGCAGTTGCCGGTGGGCGACAAACGTCGTTCCGGTTTCCTGATCCCGAACGCCAAATACAGTACCAAAAACGGTGTGGAATTCTCCCTGCCGTACTACTGGAACATTGCGCCGAACTTCGATGCCACTATCACCCCGCACTATATGAACAAACGCGGCGGCGTGATGTGGGAAAACGAATTCCGCTACCTGACCCAGCTCGGCGGCGGCTTAACTGAATTCGACTACCTGCCGTCGGATAAAGTCTACGAAGACGATCACTCGAGCGACAGCAACAGCCGCCGCTGGCTGTTCTACTGGAACCACTCCGGGGTTATCGATCAGGTATGGCGTCTGAACGCTGACTACACCAAGGTCAGCGATCCTGACTACTTCAACGATTTCAGCTCGAAATATGGTTCCAGTACCGACGGCTATGCGACGCAGAAATTCAGCGCCGGTTACGTCAATCAGAACTTTGACGCGACGGTATCGACCAAGCAGTTCCAGGTCTTTGACCGGGAATCGAGCAACTCCTACTCGGCTGAGCCGCAGCTCGACATCAATTACTACCAGAACGATGTCGGTCCGTTCGATACCCATCTGTACGGTCAGGTCGCCCATTTTGTTAACTCGAATAACAACATGCCGGAAGCGACCCGCGTTCACCTCGAACCGACGATCAACCTGCCGCTGTCCAACGCCTGGGGCAGTCTGAATACTGAAGCCAAGCTGCTGGCGACCCACTACCAGCAGAGCAACCTCGATAAGTACAACGCCGCCAACGGCACTGACTACAAAGAGTCTGTCAGCCGCGTAATGCCGCAGTTTAAAATCGACGGTAAAATGGTCTTTGAACGCGACCTGCAGGAGGGATTCACCCAAACGCTGGAACCGCGCATGCAGTATCTGTACGTGCCGTACCGCGATCAGAGTGAAATCGGTAGCTACGACTCCACGCTATTGCAGTCGGACTACACCGGCCTGTTCCGCGACCGTACCTATAGCGGTCTGGACCGCATCGCGTCAGCCAACCAGGTCACTACCGGCATCACCTCTCGCGTGTATGATGCCGCCGCCGTGGAACGTTTTAATATTTCCGTTGGTCAAATCTACTATTTCACCGAGTCACGCACCGGTGATGACAACATCAACTGGGAGAACAACGACACCACGGGTTCACTAGTATGGGCCGGCGATACCTACTGGCGCATCGCCGATGACTGGGGTTTACGCGGAGGGATCCAGTACGACACCCGTCTGGATAACGTCGCCACCGGTAACGGCACCATTGAATACCGTCGCGATGAAAACCGCTTAGTCCAGCTTAACTATCGTTACGCCAGCCCGGAATATATTCAGGCTACACTGCCTTCATATTCCACGGCGGCACAATATAAACAGGGTATTTCGCAGGTGGGGATGACCGCCAGTTGGCCGATCGTCGATCGCTGGTCCGTGGTCGGGGCATACTACTTCGATACCAATACCCGGAAAGCAGCAAACCAGATGTTGGGTGTTCAGTATAACTCCTGCTGCTACGCCATCCGTCTTGGCTACGAACGTAAAGTCAACGGCTGGGATAGCAACAACAACGGCGGCGAGAGCAAATACGACAATACCTTCGGAATCAATATTGAATTGCGCGGTCTGAGCTCTAACTACGGCCTCGGCACCCAGCAGATGCTGCGTTCGAACATTTTACCGTACCAGAGCTCCCTGTGA
- the pdxA gene encoding 4-hydroxythreonine-4-phosphate dehydrogenase PdxA gives MPEIRKVVITPGEPAGIGPDLVVQLAQRDWPVELVICADGALLTDRAQRLGLPLSLLPYDPAQPPVPQRAGTLTLLNVSLNVPAEPGVLNVQNGAYVVETLARACDGCLSGEFAALVTGPVHKGNINDAGIAFTGHTEFFEERAKASKVVMMLATEELRVALVTTHLPLKAISEAITPELLREIITILDHDLRTKFGIAQPHVLVCGLNPHAGEGGHMGTEEIDTIIPVLEEMRAKGMNLSGPLPADTLFQPKYLDHADAVLAMYHDQGLPVLKYQGFGRGVNITLGLPFIRTSVDHGTALELAGQGKADVGSFITALNLAIKMIVNTQ, from the coding sequence ATGCCTGAAATCCGTAAAGTTGTCATCACTCCCGGCGAACCCGCCGGGATTGGCCCTGACCTGGTCGTGCAGCTTGCCCAGCGCGACTGGCCAGTTGAGCTGGTGATCTGCGCCGACGGCGCCCTGTTAACTGACCGAGCCCAGCGGCTCGGTCTTCCTTTATCTCTCCTCCCATACGATCCTGCGCAACCGCCCGTTCCGCAGCGCGCCGGTACGCTGACGCTGCTTAACGTATCGCTGAACGTCCCGGCGGAACCTGGCGTGCTGAACGTGCAAAACGGCGCCTATGTCGTGGAAACGCTGGCGCGCGCCTGCGACGGCTGCCTTAGCGGCGAATTTGCGGCGTTAGTGACCGGCCCGGTGCACAAAGGCAACATCAACGACGCCGGCATCGCCTTCACCGGTCATACCGAGTTCTTCGAAGAGCGCGCGAAGGCCAGCAAAGTGGTGATGATGCTGGCGACCGAGGAGCTGCGGGTGGCGCTGGTGACGACCCATCTGCCGTTGAAAGCCATCAGCGAAGCGATAACGCCCGAGCTGCTGCGCGAGATCATCACCATTCTCGATCACGACCTGCGCACGAAATTTGGCATTGCCCAGCCGCATGTGCTGGTTTGCGGGCTTAACCCGCACGCTGGCGAAGGCGGCCATATGGGAACGGAAGAGATAGACACCATTATTCCGGTGCTGGAAGAGATGCGCGCGAAGGGGATGAACCTCAGCGGTCCGCTGCCGGCAGACACCCTCTTTCAGCCCAAATACCTTGACCATGCCGATGCGGTACTCGCGATGTACCACGATCAGGGCCTGCCCGTGCTAAAATACCAGGGCTTTGGCCGTGGCGTGAACATTACGCTCGGTTTACCTTTTATTCGTACCTCCGTCGACCACGGCACCGCACTGGAATTAGCGGGTCAGGGAAAAGCGGACGTCGGCAGTTTTATCACGGCGCTTAATCTCGCCATCAAAATGATTGTTAATACCCAATGA
- the djlA gene encoding co-chaperone DjlA, which produces MQYLGKVIGVAVALLMGGGFWGIVLGFLVGHMFDRARSRRLNLFANQQERQSLFFSTTFEVMGHLTKSKGRVTEADIHVANVLMDRMNLHGASRTAAQQAFRDGKADNYPLREKMRQLRSVCFGRFDLIRMFLEIQLQAAFADGELHPNEREVLFVIADELGISRAQFDQFLRMMQGGAQFGGGSQQQSYGQHGGNAGWQQAQRGPTLEDACNVLGVKPTDDAATVKRAYRKLMNEHHPDKLVAKGLPPEMMEMAKQKAQEIQKAWELIKEQRGF; this is translated from the coding sequence ATGCAGTATTTGGGTAAAGTGATTGGCGTGGCAGTGGCTTTGCTGATGGGCGGTGGGTTTTGGGGCATCGTGCTCGGCTTCCTGGTGGGCCATATGTTTGACCGGGCGCGCAGTCGCCGGTTGAATCTCTTCGCCAATCAACAGGAACGCCAGTCGCTCTTCTTTTCCACCACCTTTGAAGTGATGGGGCATCTGACCAAATCCAAGGGTCGCGTCACCGAAGCTGATATTCATGTCGCCAATGTGCTGATGGATCGCATGAACCTGCACGGCGCATCGCGTACGGCGGCGCAGCAGGCGTTTCGCGACGGCAAGGCCGACAACTATCCGCTGCGCGAGAAGATGCGTCAGCTGCGCAGCGTCTGCTTTGGACGCTTCGATCTGATTCGGATGTTTCTGGAAATTCAGCTGCAGGCGGCGTTCGCTGACGGCGAATTGCACCCCAACGAACGTGAAGTGCTGTTCGTCATCGCTGACGAGCTTGGCATCTCCCGCGCCCAGTTCGATCAATTCCTGCGGATGATGCAGGGCGGCGCCCAGTTTGGCGGCGGTTCGCAGCAGCAATCGTATGGTCAGCACGGCGGCAATGCCGGCTGGCAGCAGGCGCAGCGCGGGCCAACCCTCGAAGATGCCTGCAATGTGCTGGGGGTGAAACCGACCGATGACGCGGCGACGGTGAAGCGCGCCTATCGTAAGCTGATGAACGAACATCATCCGGACAAGCTAGTGGCGAAAGGGCTGCCGCCGGAGATGATGGAGATGGCCAAACAGAAAGCTCAGGAGATCCAGAAGGCCTGGGAGCTGATCAAAGAGCAGCGCGGCTTCTGA
- the surA gene encoding peptidylprolyl isomerase SurA has product MKNWKTLLLGIAMIANTSFAAPQVVDKVAAVVNNGVVLESDVDGLMQSVKLNAGQAGQQLPDDATLRHQILERLIMDQIVLQLGQKMGVKVSDDQLDQAIANIAKQNNMTMDQMRSRLAYEGINYNTYRSQIRKEMLISEVRNNEVRRRITVLPQEVEALAKQIGDQNDASTELNLSHILIPLAENPTADEVAAAQEQANAIVEQARNGANFGKLAITYSADQQALKGGQMGWGRIQELPGIFAQALSTAKKGDIVGPIRSGVGFHILKVNDLRGGTQNISVTEVHARHILLKPSPIMNDAQAQAKLEQIAADIKSGKTTFAKAAKAFSEDPGSANQGGDLGWATPDIFDPAFRDALMRLNKGQTSGPVHSSFGWHLIELLDSRQVDRTDAAQKDRAYRMLMNRKFSEEAATWMQEQRASAYVKILSN; this is encoded by the coding sequence ATGAAGAACTGGAAAACGCTGCTTCTCGGTATCGCCATGATCGCGAATACCAGTTTCGCTGCCCCTCAGGTGGTCGATAAAGTAGCGGCCGTCGTCAATAATGGCGTCGTGCTGGAAAGCGACGTCGATGGTTTGATGCAATCAGTTAAGCTCAATGCGGGTCAGGCTGGCCAACAGCTGCCGGATGACGCGACACTGCGCCATCAAATCCTCGAAAGACTGATCATGGACCAGATTGTATTGCAGTTGGGGCAGAAGATGGGCGTGAAGGTCTCTGACGACCAGCTCGATCAGGCCATCGCCAACATCGCCAAACAAAACAACATGACCATGGATCAGATGCGCAGCCGTCTGGCCTATGAAGGCATCAACTACAACACCTACCGTAGCCAGATCCGCAAAGAGATGCTGATTTCGGAAGTGCGTAACAATGAAGTGCGTCGCCGTATCACCGTGCTGCCGCAGGAAGTCGAAGCGCTGGCAAAACAGATTGGCGACCAGAACGATGCCAGCACCGAGCTTAACCTGAGCCACATCCTGATCCCGCTGGCGGAAAACCCGACCGCGGATGAAGTTGCCGCAGCTCAGGAGCAAGCAAATGCCATCGTTGAACAAGCGCGCAACGGCGCTAACTTCGGTAAACTGGCCATCACCTACTCCGCTGACCAACAGGCGCTGAAGGGAGGCCAGATGGGCTGGGGTCGTATCCAGGAGCTGCCTGGTATTTTCGCCCAGGCGTTAAGCACCGCCAAAAAAGGGGATATCGTCGGCCCGATCCGCTCTGGCGTCGGCTTCCACATTCTGAAAGTCAACGACCTGCGCGGCGGGACTCAGAACATCTCCGTCACCGAAGTGCATGCCCGTCATATTCTGCTTAAGCCGTCGCCGATCATGAATGATGCCCAGGCCCAGGCCAAACTGGAACAGATCGCGGCTGACATTAAGAGCGGGAAAACCACCTTCGCCAAAGCGGCGAAAGCGTTCTCTGAAGATCCGGGTTCAGCAAACCAGGGCGGTGATTTAGGTTGGGCGACGCCGGACATCTTCGATCCGGCATTCCGCGATGCGCTGATGCGTCTGAACAAAGGGCAGACCAGCGGACCGGTGCACTCCTCCTTCGGCTGGCATCTGATCGAACTGCTGGATAGCCGTCAGGTCGACAGAACCGACGCCGCGCAGAAAGATCGTGCATACCGCATGCTGATGAACCGCAAATTCTCTGAAGAAGCGGCAACCTGGATGCAGGAACAGCGCGCCAGTGCGTATGTTAAAATTCTGAGCAACTAA